A region of the Bacteroidota bacterium genome:
TGGAATCCGGCCGCTATAACCCCAACCTGCCGCGCAACATTGTTGTAGACCAGAACCCAAAAGCCAACATGTTCGTCCAGCCCGGGCGCAGGGTATACCTTACAATTAATACGGGCTCCACACCTGAAGTCACAGTCCCGTCCATCGAAGGCATTTCATTAACCGAAGCGCAGAACCAACTTTTTGCCGCAGGCCTCAGGGCTGAGAAAAGCGATATTCGCCCCGACTCTATTCCTTTTAAAGTAAAAAACCTTGTCACCCGGCAGTATCCAGCCGCGGGCACCGTCATAGAAGAAGGGTCGCGCGTTCGGATCTGGTACAGCACCGGACTTGGCAATAGCTACTCCACCGTGCCCAATGTGGTCGGCATGACTGCCCGCGATGCCAAACGCACACTGCTCTCCCTTAAATTGCGCTCAATTGTATTGGGCGCTGGCGAACATCCGAATCCAATGAGCCTACCCGTAGTCGTGCAAGGCCAGGCTGAAGGCACACGCACACGCCAGGGAACTGAAATTCGACTCTTCGTAAAGCCACCAGTTGATGCTGAAAACTAGGTGATCAAAGAAAAACCAAAACAGCACGAATAAAAATAGAACACTTTTATTCGTCTACATAGACTGAGAACCGCTCCGACACCTCGACCTCAACACGCTCTTTGTGCTTCGTCTTAATAACGCGGCCGACAAAGTTAGGCTGGATGGGGTATTCGCGATGCCCCCTATCTATAAGGACCACCAATTGAATGGACCGCGGCCGACCTCCACGGATAATTGCATCTATCGCTGCACGGGCAGTGCGCCCGGTAAACAAGACGTCATCAACCAGGATCACATCTTTATCAGTAACATCGATGCCGGGCTCAATATTGGCTCCATGGTGCTCCGACCAATCCTGGTCATCTCGAAAAGGCGTCACGTCCAGTGTATGTACCCGGTAATCACATCCTTCCCGATCATTGATATGCTGCAGCAACGCTTCGGCAAGTGCTGCCCCGCCATTGCGTATACCAAACACTACCAGATTCTGCGCCCCGCGATTGGTCTCCATTATCTCGAACGCAAGCCTGACGATCGTTCGCCTGACACGCTCAGCGGATAACATTAAAGATCTGGCCATGGGTAACTGGGGGACTACAAAACTGTGGGCTACGTGGAGAAACTGTTACGTGGGAAAAGGGGGCGCTTACTGAAACATCGCTTTGATGCTACCCCAGGTTCTCCGGATCGCGGTAGACGTATAGTTTACCTGCTCACGCGCAAGTTGCTGCCGCACACCATCGGTATAAATCACTTCAAGCCGATAGTCAACCCGCTCGCTGCTTGATTTAAAAATTTGCTCGTCGGTGAAAAGATACGCTTTGTCCGGACCATGCGGAGCAAGTGCTTCAACTTTCACAAACTGACCGTTGGTAAAACGCGTCATACGCTGAAGTTCATATTCACGAACATCCAGTTCCTCTTCCGTTTGCCACGAAATAACCAGATCTCCTCCTTCTTCACTGACCTTAAAAAAGCTCATACGCACAGTCCCCTGGCCGGAGAACCCGGTCAGTAGAAAGACGACTAGCGCAAGTTGCAAAAACCGCTTCATAGATGGGATAAAAGTTTACTGACGATAAGTTACGTTTAGAATTGTATCAGTGCAATCGATAGCGTGCGATAGTAATTATTTAATATTCAAAAAGTATGCCTAGCTCTCTCGATTCGGGCAGGCTTCTCGTCGGCAATTGCCGTATAAGTTCAAAGAATGGTGTTTTATATCAAACTCG
Encoded here:
- a CDS encoding PASTA domain-containing protein, which codes for MQAQQKTGAAVKNFFKSLLSLGTNKFFIFGLLALILLVGAGYLLVDRVIMPSYARHNVSITVPDVNELPIEEAQLLLENLNLQAHVESGRYNPNLPRNIVVDQNPKANMFVQPGRRVYLTINTGSTPEVTVPSIEGISLTEAQNQLFAAGLRAEKSDIRPDSIPFKVKNLVTRQYPAAGTVIEEGSRVRIWYSTGLGNSYSTVPNVVGMTARDAKRTLLSLKLRSIVLGAGEHPNPMSLPVVVQGQAEGTRTRQGTEIRLFVKPPVDAEN
- the pyrR gene encoding bifunctional pyr operon transcriptional regulator/uracil phosphoribosyltransferase PyrR → MARSLMLSAERVRRTIVRLAFEIMETNRGAQNLVVFGIRNGGAALAEALLQHINDREGCDYRVHTLDVTPFRDDQDWSEHHGANIEPGIDVTDKDVILVDDVLFTGRTARAAIDAIIRGGRPRSIQLVVLIDRGHREYPIQPNFVGRVIKTKHKERVEVEVSERFSVYVDE